A part of Homoserinibacter sp. YIM 151385 genomic DNA contains:
- a CDS encoding DUF58 domain-containing protein gives MTVTGWFVGLLALGAIPILVIGQPSALGWWLLAMLVVLVVDLLLAGSPRALRFERQTPARMRLGEQATATLLVTNTGRRTVRGVLRDAWQPSAGAAANRHGVSVPPGERRAVQTALAPFRRGERRAEHVTVRAAGPLRMAARQATHVVPGAVRVLPPFHSRRHLPSRLARLRELDGRTSVMIRGQGTEFDSLREYVRGDDVRSIDWRATARRRDPLQPDAAKLVVRTWRPERDRRVVIVVDSGRTSAARIADEPRLDTGFEASLLLAALASRAGDRIDLVIWDRVVRGRVQGATGAELLSRMVDQMAVVEPSLIEPDWSAVPGLVRQVSAQRSLVVVLTAIDSPGASRGLLAMLPQLTRRHTVVVAAVADPDVQETAAQRGRRSEVYRAAAAERALLDAERVAQAIRQLGADVVRAAPQDLPPALADHYLALKAAGRL, from the coding sequence GTGACCGTCACCGGCTGGTTCGTCGGCCTCCTCGCCCTCGGCGCGATCCCGATCCTCGTGATCGGGCAGCCGAGCGCGCTCGGCTGGTGGCTGCTCGCGATGCTCGTCGTGCTCGTCGTCGACCTGCTCCTCGCCGGCTCGCCCCGCGCGCTCCGCTTCGAGCGTCAGACGCCCGCGCGCATGCGGCTGGGCGAGCAGGCGACGGCGACCCTGCTCGTCACGAACACGGGGCGCCGCACCGTGCGCGGCGTCCTCCGCGACGCCTGGCAGCCCTCCGCGGGCGCGGCCGCCAACCGGCACGGCGTCTCGGTGCCGCCCGGCGAGCGGCGCGCCGTGCAGACGGCGCTCGCCCCGTTCCGGCGCGGCGAGCGCCGCGCCGAGCACGTGACGGTCCGTGCCGCGGGGCCGCTGCGGATGGCCGCACGCCAGGCGACGCACGTCGTCCCGGGCGCGGTCCGCGTCCTCCCGCCCTTCCACTCGCGCCGGCACCTGCCCTCGCGCCTCGCGCGGCTGCGCGAGCTCGACGGGCGCACGAGCGTCATGATCCGCGGTCAGGGCACGGAGTTCGACAGTCTGCGCGAGTACGTGCGCGGCGACGACGTGCGCTCGATCGACTGGCGCGCGACCGCCCGACGGCGCGACCCGCTGCAGCCGGATGCCGCCAAGCTCGTCGTGCGGACCTGGCGCCCCGAGCGCGACCGCCGCGTCGTCATCGTCGTCGACTCCGGCCGCACCTCCGCCGCCCGCATCGCCGACGAGCCGCGCCTCGACACCGGCTTCGAGGCCTCCCTCCTCCTCGCCGCCCTCGCGAGCCGCGCGGGCGACCGGATCGACCTCGTCATCTGGGATCGCGTGGTGCGCGGGCGCGTGCAGGGCGCGACCGGCGCCGAGCTGCTCTCGCGCATGGTCGACCAGATGGCGGTCGTCGAGCCGAGCCTCATCGAGCCGGACTGGAGCGCCGTGCCGGGGCTCGTGCGGCAGGTCAGCGCGCAGCGCTCGCTCGTCGTCGTGCTCACCGCGATCGACTCGCCGGGCGCCAGTCGCGGGCTGCTCGCGATGCTGCCGCAGCTGACCCGCCGGCACACGGTCGTCGTCGCGGCGGTCGCCGACCCGGACGTGCAGGAGACGGCCGCGCAGCGCGGACGGCGGAGCGAGGTGTACCGGGCCGCCGCCGCGGAGCGCGCGCTGCTCGACGCGGAGCGGGTGGCGCAGGCGATCCGGCAGCTCGGCGCCGACGTCGTGCGGGCGGCGCCGCAGGACCTGCCGCCCGCGCTCGCCGACCACTACCTCGCGCTCAAGGCGGCGGGGCGGCTGTAG
- a CDS encoding AAA family ATPase gives MTSDESLRESFAAVRTEVGKAVVGQEGAISGMLIALLANGHVLLEGVPGVAKTLLVRSLSQALSLETRRVQFTPDLMPGDITGSLVYDAKSGEFEFREGPVFTNILLADEINRTPPKTQSALLEAMEERQVSADGVTRPLPAPFMVAATQNPVEYEGTYTLPEAQLDRFLLKLVLDLPPREVEVEVLQRHARGFDPRDLRSAGVAPVLDAAQLHAARAAVATVGISPDVIGYAVDLARATRQSPSVKLGVSPRGTTALLAASRAWAWLTGSTGVTPDHIQTMALPVLRHRLQLRPEAELEGVGADAILRSILQQVQVPI, from the coding sequence ATGACCTCAGACGAGAGCCTCCGCGAGTCCTTCGCCGCCGTCCGCACCGAGGTCGGGAAGGCCGTCGTCGGGCAGGAGGGCGCCATCTCGGGGATGCTGATCGCGCTCCTCGCGAACGGCCACGTCCTCCTCGAGGGCGTCCCCGGCGTCGCGAAGACGCTGCTCGTGCGCAGCCTCAGCCAGGCGCTGAGCCTCGAGACGCGCCGCGTGCAGTTCACGCCGGACCTGATGCCGGGCGACATCACGGGCTCGCTCGTCTACGACGCGAAGTCGGGCGAGTTCGAGTTCCGCGAGGGCCCCGTGTTCACGAACATCCTCCTCGCCGACGAGATCAACCGGACGCCCCCGAAGACGCAGTCGGCGCTGCTCGAGGCGATGGAGGAGCGCCAGGTCTCCGCCGACGGCGTGACGCGACCGCTCCCGGCGCCCTTCATGGTCGCGGCGACCCAGAACCCCGTCGAGTACGAGGGCACCTACACGCTGCCCGAGGCGCAGCTCGACCGCTTCCTCCTCAAGCTCGTGCTCGACCTCCCGCCCCGCGAGGTCGAGGTCGAGGTGCTGCAGCGCCACGCGCGCGGATTCGACCCCCGCGATCTCCGCTCGGCCGGCGTCGCGCCCGTGCTCGACGCCGCGCAGCTGCACGCCGCGCGCGCCGCCGTCGCGACCGTCGGCATCAGCCCCGACGTCATCGGCTACGCCGTCGACCTCGCGCGCGCCACCCGCCAGAGCCCGAGCGTCAAGCTCGGCGTGAGCCCCCGCGGCACGACCGCCCTCCTCGCCGCCTCGCGCGCCTGGGCGTGGCTCACCGGATCCACGGGCGTCACCCCCGACCACATCCAGACGATGGCCCTGCCGGTCCTCCGCCACCGCCTCCAGCTGCGGCCCGAGGCGGAGCTCGAGGGGGTCGGCGCGGACGCGATCCTGCGCTCGATCCTGCAGCAGGTCCAGGTCCCGATCTGA
- a CDS encoding DUF4350 domain-containing protein translates to MTATTARPAEEAGAAGSISTPTLRGVLRRSRIWIVVAIALVVVAVIGFLGQRTSSSGRLLDPEDPSPTGSRALVQVLGQEGVDVRLASTIEEAESGAADPRSTTLLFSDPDVLADTARIDRMLRLADRVVLVDPDAVQLAESVPVVAHAGRTEGVATASCSLPAAGRADSIEADGAVYEVIDEGADAESCFPGEEGGFHVVAVDRGDAVVTVVGSTGVFQNDGIEREGNAALALGLLGATERLVVYQPDFADLDEALAPTTGELLPDWVLGLQLLGLLVALAAAIWKGRRLGPLVVERMPVQVRASETMEGRARLYARSGARTHALDAIRVGTVTRMARALGLPRTAQVHEVAAAAAAATGRPLAELAGILVEHEPRDDAELVRLSDALLDLERQTAVATRPTTPGRMHP, encoded by the coding sequence ATGACCGCGACGACGGCGCGGCCCGCGGAGGAGGCCGGCGCCGCCGGATCGATCTCCACCCCGACGCTGCGCGGCGTCCTGCGGCGGTCCCGCATCTGGATCGTCGTCGCGATCGCCCTCGTCGTCGTCGCCGTGATCGGCTTCCTCGGGCAGCGCACCAGCTCCTCCGGCCGGCTCCTCGACCCCGAGGACCCCTCCCCGACGGGCTCCCGCGCGCTCGTGCAGGTGCTCGGCCAGGAGGGCGTCGACGTCCGCCTCGCGTCCACGATCGAGGAAGCCGAGTCGGGTGCCGCGGATCCCCGCTCGACGACCCTGCTGTTCTCGGATCCCGATGTGCTCGCCGACACGGCGCGCATCGACCGGATGCTGCGGCTCGCCGACCGCGTCGTCCTGGTCGACCCGGACGCCGTCCAGCTCGCCGAGTCCGTGCCCGTCGTCGCGCACGCGGGCCGCACCGAGGGCGTCGCCACGGCATCCTGCTCGCTGCCCGCCGCCGGGCGCGCCGACTCGATCGAGGCCGACGGCGCCGTCTACGAGGTCATCGACGAGGGCGCGGATGCCGAGTCCTGCTTCCCCGGCGAGGAGGGCGGCTTCCACGTCGTCGCGGTCGACCGCGGCGACGCGGTCGTCACCGTCGTCGGCTCGACCGGGGTCTTCCAGAACGACGGCATCGAGCGCGAGGGCAACGCCGCCCTCGCCCTCGGCCTGCTCGGCGCGACCGAGCGCCTCGTCGTCTACCAGCCGGACTTCGCCGACCTCGACGAGGCCCTCGCGCCGACCACCGGCGAGCTCCTGCCGGACTGGGTGCTCGGCCTCCAGCTCCTCGGCCTCCTCGTCGCGCTCGCCGCCGCGATCTGGAAGGGCCGCCGCCTCGGCCCGCTCGTCGTCGAGCGGATGCCGGTGCAGGTGCGCGCGAGCGAGACGATGGAGGGCCGCGCCCGCCTCTACGCGCGCTCCGGCGCACGCACGCACGCCCTCGACGCGATCCGCGTCGGCACCGTCACCCGCATGGCGCGCGCGCTCGGCCTCCCCCGCACGGCGCAGGTGCACGAGGTCGCCGCCGCGGCCGCCGCCGCGACCGGGCGGCCGCTCGCCGAGCTCGCCGGCATCCTCGTCGAGCACGAGCCGCGGGACGACGCCGAGCTCGTCCGCCTCTCCGACGCCCTCCTCGACCTCGAGCGGCAGACCGCCGTCGCGACCCGCCCCACGACACCCGGGAGAATGCATCCATGA
- a CDS encoding DUF4129 domain-containing protein, protein MIPREVPLDPDAEEARRLVLEELSKQEYREARPTWFDQLISGIADWLGDLIQVPGGDGSGLVAGLVLLAVVVVIGVIAFLVFGVPRLNRRSRAAGALFGEDDERTAAQLRRAAADAAAAGDWPLAVMEQFRALARGLAERTVVSAAPGLTAHGFARAAGAELPEHAAGLERAAGDFDGVRYLDRGADRDDFERLRALDEAVGRARPRHAQRVEAGA, encoded by the coding sequence GTGATCCCCCGCGAGGTGCCGCTCGATCCCGACGCCGAGGAGGCGCGCCGCCTCGTGCTCGAGGAGCTCTCGAAGCAGGAGTACCGCGAGGCGCGGCCCACCTGGTTCGACCAGCTGATCTCGGGGATCGCCGACTGGCTCGGCGACCTCATCCAGGTGCCCGGCGGCGACGGGAGCGGCCTCGTCGCGGGCCTCGTCCTGCTCGCCGTCGTGGTGGTCATCGGCGTGATCGCCTTCCTCGTCTTCGGGGTGCCCCGCCTCAACCGCCGCAGCCGCGCCGCGGGCGCGCTGTTCGGCGAGGACGACGAGCGGACGGCGGCCCAGCTGCGGCGGGCGGCGGCGGATGCGGCCGCGGCGGGCGACTGGCCGCTCGCCGTCATGGAGCAGTTCCGGGCTCTCGCCCGCGGGCTCGCGGAGCGCACCGTCGTGAGCGCGGCGCCGGGCCTCACGGCGCACGGCTTCGCGCGGGCGGCGGGGGCCGAGCTGCCCGAGCACGCGGCCGGGCTCGAGCGCGCGGCGGGCGACTTCGACGGCGTCCGCTATCTCGACCGGGGCGCCGACCGCGACGACTTCGAGCGCCTCAGGGCGCTCGACGAGGCCGTCGGGCGCGCGCGGCCCCGCCACGCCCAGCGGGTGGAGGCGGGGGCATGA
- the mtrA gene encoding MtrAB system response regulator MtrA, producing MNARILVVDDDTALAEMIGIVLRAEGYEPHFCADGGAATEAFRTTRPGLVLLDVMLPGKDGIEICAEIRAESGVPIIMLTAKGDTADVVRGLESGADDYVVKPFNPKELVARVRARLRPSLPETSEVLAVGDLRIDVAGHEVRRGEQRIALTPLEFQLLLALAAKPQQVFTREMLLEQVWGYHYKADTRLVNVHVQRLRAKVEHDPDNPRIVTTVRGVGYRAGGA from the coding sequence ATGAACGCCCGCATCCTGGTGGTCGACGACGACACCGCGCTCGCGGAGATGATCGGCATCGTCCTGCGCGCGGAGGGCTACGAGCCCCACTTCTGCGCCGACGGCGGCGCGGCGACGGAGGCGTTCCGCACCACCCGCCCGGGTCTCGTGCTCCTCGACGTCATGCTCCCGGGCAAGGACGGCATCGAGATCTGCGCCGAGATCCGCGCCGAGAGCGGCGTGCCCATCATCATGCTCACCGCCAAGGGCGACACGGCGGATGTCGTGCGCGGCCTCGAGTCCGGCGCCGACGACTACGTCGTGAAGCCCTTCAACCCGAAGGAGCTCGTCGCCCGCGTCCGCGCGCGGCTGCGCCCCAGCCTCCCCGAGACGAGCGAGGTCCTCGCGGTCGGCGACCTGCGGATCGACGTCGCGGGTCACGAGGTCCGCCGCGGCGAGCAGCGGATCGCGCTCACCCCGCTCGAGTTCCAGCTCCTCCTCGCACTCGCCGCGAAGCCGCAGCAGGTCTTCACGCGCGAGATGCTCCTCGAGCAGGTCTGGGGCTACCACTACAAGGCCGACACCCGCCTCGTGAACGTCCACGTGCAGCGGCTCCGCGCGAAGGTCGAGCACGACCCCGACAACCCGCGCATCGTGACGACCGTGCGCGGCGTCGGCTACCGCGCCGGCGGCGCCTAG
- the mtrB gene encoding MtrAB system histidine kinase MtrB: MPRLDLRAWLDRLRHLWLSSLQLRTVALTVVLSTIAVTVIGGFISTSVRSNLFDSRREQVVASASRATVNAQAEFTNAAESADQQDFDLVSANVRDVIQRSTSSPSEAFAILRAPDQDGASPFQDVRVGEFDREVLVGAELQAAVLASDGGAVYAQPVEIRSGDSTSPGLIAGSMLEVQGAGRYQLYLLFSLADVQATLGFVQQTILLGGLALVALIALVAYVVVRLVVGPVRIAAETSEKLAAGMLEERLPERGEDVLAVLARSFNRMADSLQQQIRQLADLSHVQQRFVSDVSHELRTPLTTIRLAGDVLYDQRETFPPTTARTAELLHTQTERFELLLADLLEMSRYDAGAVELESEPTSLVRLAEDAIEQVRPLADERGSDLRLVAPGGYFEAEVDARRIRRVLRNLLGNAIDHGEGRPIAVHVDSDEQAVAIAVRDYGVGMTEEETRRVFDRFWRADPSRQRRTGGTGLGLAISLEDATVHGGRLEVWSAPGEGSCFLLTLPRHRGAEVHGSPLTLPPDDGSDFVQEVEP; the protein is encoded by the coding sequence GTGCCCCGCCTCGACCTGCGGGCGTGGCTCGACCGGCTCCGCCACCTCTGGCTGTCCTCGCTGCAGCTGCGCACGGTCGCGCTGACGGTCGTCCTCTCGACGATCGCGGTGACCGTCATCGGCGGCTTCATCTCCACGAGCGTGCGCTCCAACCTGTTCGACTCGCGCCGGGAGCAGGTCGTCGCCTCCGCGAGCCGCGCCACCGTCAACGCGCAGGCCGAGTTCACGAACGCCGCGGAGTCGGCCGACCAGCAGGACTTCGACCTCGTCTCCGCGAACGTGCGCGACGTCATCCAGCGCTCCACCTCGAGCCCGAGCGAGGCTTTCGCGATCCTCCGCGCACCGGATCAGGACGGCGCCTCGCCCTTCCAGGACGTCCGCGTCGGCGAGTTCGACCGTGAGGTCCTCGTGGGCGCCGAGCTCCAGGCCGCCGTGCTCGCGAGCGACGGCGGCGCGGTCTACGCCCAGCCCGTCGAGATCCGCTCCGGCGACTCGACCTCCCCCGGCCTCATCGCGGGCTCCATGCTCGAGGTCCAGGGGGCGGGCCGCTACCAGCTCTACCTCCTCTTCTCGCTCGCCGACGTGCAGGCGACCCTCGGCTTCGTGCAGCAGACGATCCTCCTCGGCGGACTCGCGCTCGTGGCGCTCATCGCGCTCGTCGCCTACGTCGTGGTCCGCCTCGTCGTCGGACCCGTGCGGATCGCGGCCGAGACGAGCGAGAAGCTCGCGGCGGGCATGCTCGAGGAGCGCCTGCCGGAGCGCGGCGAGGACGTCCTCGCGGTGCTCGCGCGCTCCTTCAACCGGATGGCCGACAGCCTCCAGCAGCAGATCCGCCAGCTCGCCGACCTCTCGCACGTGCAGCAGCGCTTCGTGAGCGACGTCTCGCACGAGCTCCGCACGCCGCTCACGACGATCCGGCTCGCGGGCGACGTGCTCTACGACCAGCGCGAGACCTTCCCGCCGACGACCGCGCGCACCGCCGAGCTGCTGCACACCCAGACGGAGCGCTTCGAGCTCCTGCTCGCCGACCTCCTCGAGATGAGCCGCTACGACGCGGGCGCCGTCGAGCTGGAGTCCGAGCCGACGAGCCTCGTGCGCCTCGCGGAGGATGCGATCGAGCAGGTGCGCCCGCTCGCCGACGAGCGCGGCTCCGACCTCCGGCTGGTCGCCCCGGGCGGCTACTTCGAGGCCGAGGTCGACGCGCGCCGCATCCGCCGCGTCCTCCGCAACCTCCTCGGCAACGCGATCGACCACGGCGAGGGCCGGCCGATCGCGGTGCACGTCGACAGCGACGAGCAGGCCGTCGCGATCGCGGTGCGGGACTACGGGGTCGGCATGACGGAGGAGGAGACGCGGCGGGTCTTCGACCGCTTCTGGCGCGCCGACCCCTCGCGGCAGCGCCGCACGGGCGGCACGGGCCTCGGCCTCGCGATCTCGCTCGAGGACGCGACCGTGCACGGCGGCCGGCTCGAGGTGTGGTCGGCTCCGGGGGAGGGCAGCTGCTTCCTCCTGACCCTCCCGCGCCACCGCGGCGCCGAGGTCCACGGCTCGCCCCTCACGCTGCCGCCGGACGACGGGAGCGACTTCGTGCAGGAGGTGGAGCCGTGA
- a CDS encoding LpqB family beta-propeller domain-containing protein has product MIGRRRMRARLAGALAALSAAALLAGCVMIPTSGEVLSVPIEEDQAEEQVTFLPRGPQAGATQEEILQGFVTAGLGPQDGYQVAKQFLAPEFATDWNPTESVLVSSRREPVVRLGAERLELGVQVDAVVDAAGVYRSSRGGGVQDLEFEFEEVDGEWRISGAPDGTVVSAGTFRTLFEPYPLYFVDPSAAFLVPDVRWYPRLATSGTRMARSLIQGPSAWLEGAVTTSFPEGTRLASPVQIEDGVARVELSPEALEAGQAGRSRMLSQLRETLGALGTVSGVELVVRDLPIDVAAGEPLEAEPRAEADPLVLGEDGFGFAGDDGLRRIAGVSAVVEELEPDAVVLSRDRASAAIRTEAGVSLVRDGEAAPVDERPDLVAPSIDPHGWLWSASRTGDRTLRLVDGSGAVVELDSGLPDRGVLTALRVSRDGSRLLAAVRGADSSVLLAAAIIRDADLVPVEIGEAVTVATESAAIVDAAWVSGDSVASLTQDAGGAHVRITQLGGFTSGFGEETAAGAIAAGEGGSTGIRLLEGDRVLQPSGAGGWRAVERGVRVLGVQQ; this is encoded by the coding sequence GTGATCGGACGACGGCGGATGCGGGCCCGGCTCGCGGGGGCCCTCGCGGCGCTCTCGGCGGCCGCGCTCCTCGCGGGCTGCGTCATGATCCCGACCTCGGGCGAGGTCCTCTCGGTCCCGATCGAGGAGGATCAGGCCGAGGAGCAGGTCACCTTCCTCCCGCGCGGGCCGCAGGCGGGTGCGACGCAGGAGGAGATCCTCCAGGGCTTCGTGACGGCGGGCCTCGGCCCGCAGGACGGGTACCAGGTGGCGAAGCAGTTCCTCGCCCCCGAGTTCGCGACCGACTGGAACCCGACCGAGAGCGTGCTCGTGAGCTCCCGCCGCGAGCCGGTCGTCCGACTCGGCGCCGAGCGGCTCGAGCTCGGCGTCCAGGTGGATGCCGTGGTCGACGCGGCGGGCGTCTACCGCTCGTCCCGCGGCGGCGGCGTGCAGGATCTCGAGTTCGAGTTCGAGGAGGTCGACGGCGAGTGGCGGATCTCGGGCGCCCCCGACGGCACGGTCGTCTCGGCCGGCACCTTCCGCACCCTCTTCGAGCCCTACCCGCTCTACTTCGTCGACCCGAGCGCCGCCTTCCTCGTGCCGGATGTGCGCTGGTACCCGCGTCTCGCGACCTCCGGCACCCGGATGGCCAGATCCCTCATCCAGGGTCCGAGCGCGTGGCTCGAGGGCGCCGTCACGACGAGCTTCCCGGAGGGCACCCGCCTCGCCTCGCCCGTGCAGATCGAGGACGGGGTCGCGCGCGTCGAGCTCTCGCCGGAGGCCCTCGAGGCGGGGCAGGCGGGGCGCTCGCGGATGCTCTCGCAGCTCCGCGAGACGCTCGGTGCGCTCGGCACCGTGAGCGGCGTCGAGCTCGTCGTCCGCGACCTCCCGATCGACGTCGCGGCGGGCGAGCCGCTCGAGGCGGAGCCGCGCGCGGAGGCCGATCCGCTCGTGCTGGGGGAGGACGGCTTCGGCTTCGCCGGCGACGACGGGCTCCGGCGGATCGCGGGGGTGAGCGCCGTGGTCGAGGAGCTCGAGCCGGATGCGGTCGTGCTCTCCCGGGATCGCGCCTCGGCGGCGATCCGCACCGAGGCGGGCGTCTCGCTCGTCCGCGACGGCGAGGCGGCTCCCGTCGACGAGCGCCCCGACCTCGTCGCGCCGTCGATCGACCCGCACGGCTGGCTCTGGTCGGCCTCGCGCACCGGCGACCGCACGCTGCGCCTCGTCGACGGCTCGGGCGCCGTCGTCGAGCTCGACTCCGGCCTGCCCGATCGCGGCGTGCTCACCGCCCTGCGGGTCTCGCGCGACGGCAGCCGCCTGCTCGCCGCCGTCCGCGGCGCCGACAGCTCGGTGCTCCTTGCCGCCGCGATCATCCGCGACGCGGACCTCGTCCCCGTCGAGATCGGCGAGGCGGTCACGGTCGCGACCGAGTCCGCGGCGATCGTCGACGCGGCCTGGGTGTCGGGCGACTCCGTCGCCTCGCTGACGCAGGATGCGGGCGGCGCCCACGTGCGGATCACCCAGCTGGGCGGCTTCACGAGCGGCTTCGGCGAGGAGACCGCGGCGGGCGCGATCGCCGCGGGCGAGGGCGGCTCGACCGGCATCCGCCTCCTCGAGGGGGACCGCGTGCTCCAGCCCTCGGGCGCGGGCGGCTGGCGGGCCGTGGAGCGCGGCGTGCGGGTGCTCGGCGTCCAGCAGTAG
- a CDS encoding ComF family protein: MPARRAPDPAAPRGTVTGGVRREALREALLDALAVVLPVACAGCGHPDRAVCAACRAALAAPPPRVPPLAGGLPVSAGLVYAGPARRILVAVKEEGRAELASALAPALDRAIAAALAGVAPPVLVCPVPSSRRGRRRRGVEPVRQLLAAARIRATPLLRHARGARDGPEQKRLDRAGRLASRAGALRARRPLHGLRILLVDDVATTGASLEEAARAVRAAGGEVLGAAVLAATPAGAGALRERGGDSS; the protein is encoded by the coding sequence ATGCCCGCCCGCCGCGCTCCCGACCCGGCCGCTCCGCGCGGCACCGTGACCGGCGGGGTGCGACGGGAGGCGCTGCGCGAGGCGCTGCTCGATGCGCTCGCCGTCGTGCTGCCGGTGGCCTGCGCCGGCTGCGGTCACCCGGACCGCGCCGTCTGCGCGGCCTGCCGGGCCGCGCTCGCCGCGCCGCCGCCGCGGGTCCCGCCGCTCGCCGGCGGGCTGCCGGTCTCGGCGGGGCTCGTCTACGCGGGTCCGGCCCGCCGCATCCTCGTCGCCGTCAAGGAGGAGGGGCGGGCGGAGCTCGCGTCCGCGCTCGCCCCGGCGCTCGACCGCGCGATCGCGGCGGCTCTCGCGGGCGTCGCCCCGCCGGTCCTCGTCTGCCCCGTCCCGTCCTCGCGTCGCGGACGCCGTCGGCGCGGGGTCGAGCCCGTCCGGCAGCTCCTCGCGGCGGCGCGAATCCGCGCGACGCCGCTCCTGCGCCACGCCCGCGGCGCGCGCGACGGGCCCGAGCAGAAGCGGCTCGATCGCGCCGGCCGCCTCGCCTCGCGCGCCGGGGCGCTGCGTGCCCGCCGCCCCCTCCACGGCCTCCGCATCCTCCTCGTGGACGACGTCGCGACGACTGGCGCGAGCCTCGAGGAGGCGGCCCGCGCGGTCCGTGCGGCGGGCGGCGAGGTGCTCGGCGCGGCGGTGCTCGCAGCCACCCCGGCGGGTGCGGGAGCTCTGCGTGAACGTGGAGGAGATTCCTCGTGA
- the hpf gene encoding ribosome hibernation-promoting factor, HPF/YfiA family yields the protein MDITITGRGVGIPDRFEDYATEKAEKVEHLAPKSIALEIKVCRHHETHGNAGDDRVELTLIGPGPIVRAEAGAGDKYAAFDLAIDKLIERIRQAKDRRKVHRGQHRPTSLREASADGFSVTDITPASADLIDQVATGSVPVTGESEEDWSPVVIRHKVFPSTRMTQTDAVDHMELVGHDFFLFIDAETDRPSVVYRRKGWDYGVIGLEETADELAARR from the coding sequence GTGGACATCACGATCACCGGCCGGGGGGTCGGCATCCCGGATCGATTCGAGGACTACGCGACGGAGAAGGCCGAGAAGGTCGAACACCTGGCGCCGAAGTCGATCGCCCTCGAGATCAAGGTCTGCCGCCATCACGAGACGCACGGGAACGCGGGCGACGACCGCGTGGAGCTCACGCTGATCGGGCCGGGGCCCATCGTCCGCGCGGAGGCGGGAGCCGGCGACAAGTACGCCGCCTTCGACCTCGCGATCGACAAGCTGATCGAGCGGATCCGCCAGGCGAAGGATCGCCGCAAGGTCCACCGCGGGCAGCATCGGCCGACCTCGCTCCGCGAGGCGAGCGCCGACGGCTTCAGCGTCACCGACATCACGCCGGCGAGCGCCGACCTCATCGACCAGGTCGCGACCGGCTCGGTGCCGGTGACCGGCGAGTCGGAGGAGGACTGGAGCCCCGTCGTCATCCGCCACAAGGTGTTCCCGTCGACGCGGATGACGCAGACGGACGCGGTCGATCACATGGAGCTGGTCGGGCACGACTTCTTCCTGTTCATCGACGCCGAGACGGACCGGCCGAGCGTCGTCTACCGGCGCAAGGGATGGGACTACGGCGTGATCGGCCTCGAGGAGACCGCCGACGAGCTCGCCGCGCGCCGCTAG